The following nucleotide sequence is from Jannaschia sp. W003.
TCGGGCGAGAGGTCGCACCACCGCGCCACCTCTCGCAGCAGCTTGAGCGGATCGGCGCGCAGGCGGTCGAAGGTCACGACCCGCATCCGGTCCGGCCCCATCCGCGCCCGCCAGGCCTCGAGCCAGGGCAGGTAGTCGGCACGGGGCAGGGGGTCCGCCGCCAGCTCGTTGCCGCCGAACGCGTGGCCCCCCGCGCGCACCGCCGCGAGGTAGGCGGCGAAGTCCATGTCCGCGGGCACGTAGCTCCAGTTGTCGCGGAAGTAGCCGTGGAGCGAGCGGATCTGCTCGGCCGGATCGCGCAGCACGAAGAGGCATCGCGCGCCGGGAAGGCCGGGCAGGTGCTCCAGCGCGGTGCGGGCGTAGATCGTGGTGGGCGTGCCCTCCAGCCGCAGGCGCGTGCCGGGGCGGGGTGTGGGGAAGGCGTCGTCGATCGCGTGGCCGCGGCCGGCGTTGAAGTCCGGGCGGAACACGTGACTGCCGGGATCGGCGAAGAACCGGGTCTCCTT
It contains:
- a CDS encoding sulfotransferase — translated: MTAPVLFLAGVPKAGTSSLFAWLAQHPEVTPARCKETRFFADPGSHVFRPDFNAGRGHAIDDAFPTPRPGTRLRLEGTPTTIYARTALEHLPGLPGARCLFVLRDPAEQIRSLHGYFRDNWSYVPADMDFAAYLAAVRAGGHAFGGNELAADPLPRADYLPWLEAWRARMGPDRMRVVTFDRLRADPLKLLREVARWCDLSPEPLDDLSTASENETYAPRSRAIQRINVALRARLPKGPAYRAARSLYRRLNTRAPDRSGDAAAMEALRAEFAPANRRLAESFGLDLAAWMPR